CGTGTTGCAGTCGCTGCTGAGGTGGGCGCAGTAGACGTGGCGGAGGTTGGGGTGCAAAATTTGCTCCAGAAAATCGGCTGCGCCTTCGTTGGAAAGATGGCCGTGTCGGCTGGTGATGCGTTGTTTGAGATGGGGGGGGCGGATAAGATCGCTGCGCAGGAGGTCAAGGTCGTGATTGGTTTCGAGCAGGAGCACTTCACATTCGCGCACGCGGTCGGCAATGAGGCGGGTGCCGTGGCCGAGATCGGTGAGCCACCCAATGCGTGCGGCGGGGGTGTGGATGACAAAGCCCACCGGCTCAATGGCGTCGTGCGGCACGGGGAAGGTTTCAACGGTGAGGTCGCCGACTTCAAAGGGTTGGCCGGTTTCGAAAATGCGAAACTCAAAGTCGCATTTATGAATGCGTCGGATTTCGTCCGCGGTGGGGCGGTTGCAATAAATCGGGATGCCAAGCTTGGCATTGAGCACGCGCAATCCTTGGATGTGGTCGGTGTGTTCGTGCGTGATGAGAATGCCATCGAGCCGC
This genomic interval from Limisphaerales bacterium contains the following:
- a CDS encoding MBL fold metallo-hydrolase codes for the protein MPPIRSPYTWRVEEVRFTIFGSGSGGNAAYLETPGARVLVDCGFSAKRIRNSLLALDRTPERLDGILITHEHTDHIQGLRVLNAKLGIPIYCNRPTADEIRRIHKCDFEFRIFETGQPFEVGDLTVETFPVPHDAIEPVGFVIHTPAARIGWLTDLGHGTRLIADRVRECEVLLLETNHDLDLLRSDLIRPPHLKQRITSRHGHLSNEGAADFLEQILHPNLRHVYCAHLSSDCNTPELVRTEITAKLAALSAEHIQVHLTEQTTPCPTLVLPTSSPAILGQKSVATVAAAL